The Orcinus orca chromosome 20, mOrcOrc1.1, whole genome shotgun sequence region ACAGATACACGAAAGCTCGCTTAAAGATAAAACACACCACTGACACTATTTTAACATTGTTCTTATATCATAAAACACTGCTATATAATaagaaacaataataatagtaaaaaaatacGGGAGTAGTAGAGAAATTTTGGTTGTACGTACGACTGTCACACAAATCACTAGAAAATCTCTTAAAACTAATGAGACTTCTCAGGAGATGACTatgaaatacacaaaaattacACTGACTTTAATACAAACAaccaactttttaaagaaatctcacTCAGTTCTAATTCTATACCAAGACAGAGAGACCCCCCCCCTCCCCAATCCCAAAAGCCCTCAGCCCCTCTCCAGCACATCATTGCTGGGGAGGCCCAGAAGAAACAAGATTTGTACTCACCCCACGAAGCCCACGGGTTGATGGCTGCCATCCTGCAGGATTAATCCACCAGGAGCTTGCCCAGGAGCAGTGGATTTGGGTGATTACTGAAAGCAACTGCAATACCCACCTagtgataaaagtgtaaaaagacaaaaaatggtCTTTCCTCACAGAAGATCCAGTGGGAATAAAGAGAACACATCCACAGAAACAAAAAGACTCCTACAGAGCATTATAAGAATACAATTTACATGTCAAAAACATAACAGAATTTCTTAAGAGAAATGAAGGGTGACAAGAATTAGCTGAAAAATGGGCACGTTCCAGAATAAGAGAGCAGAAATTTGTCAACAGTTCTCAAGAGACAGCTACTGACAAGGACAAGGTAGCTTTTCTGTTGATTTAACGAAAATTACTATAAAATCTACGTACAACCTTCACATGTAAGTGGCTGTCTAgagcagaaaggaaggaggaacgGGGGAATGAATGCTTAATGGGTTCAGGGGTTTTTTCCTTGGGGGTtgttatgaaaatgttctggaattatatagtggtgatgactgcacaacgTTCTGAAAGCACAACAAAAATCACTGACTTGTACgattaaatggttaattttatgttacgtaaattttaatctttaaaaaaaaaaaaatccacctggaAGACCTACCAGGCCcaagtctgtctgtctctgctgGTGCAGAGGCCAAAAGCAAGCCGGGTTTGGAGCCCAGACCATCCCCAACTCCCTAAGTTCTAGGCTTATTTATGCAAGTCCCGCACCTCTCTGAGGGCCCGACACCCATTGGCAGAGCTCTGCGGATTCCTGGGAGAGTGCACAAAGCGCTGGGACGCCCACTGGGCACCAGGGGCACCGGGATCTGCGCCCGAACTCCAAGTCGGCGCACTGAGTATTCTGCACTCTTGCCTGCAACTTGACAAAGTCCTCGGTCACTGTACGTTTAAAGGAGCCCTGGGCTGTTCCCAACCCACTTTTGACTTGCCTCTGCGTCAGATGAGAACGGACTCGTACGAGAAACGCCCGCCAGGGAAGGAAAGGTAGACTCCCCGGAACGGCCTCGGAGGGGTCCTCGCCTCCTGCTTCCTGGCCTCCCGCCCCGGATTTCCTCCGCAACCCTGCCGCGGGTGCGATGCTCTCAGCCCGTCCCGGGAACGGCCGGACTCACCTGGTTCGCAACCACCGGCCTCGCACCCCTGAGGGCCAGTGCCCGCCGCTCTTCGCGGGCGACTTAACAAGCTCGCGTTTGCTTCGCCGGGGACGTTCGGCCCGGCTCGCCCGTGCGTCTGGGGTTCCCGCCCGGAGGACAAAGGCCCGACGCGCAGAGCTCACCCAGGCCCGCCCAGTTGTTCCAGCGCGGCCGCGAGGCCGTAGGCGGGCCGAGGGACCTGCCCTGGCGTCGCGCCCGCCGCGAGTGTAGGCGTCGGCTCTCTCCACCCGTTCTCCCGACCTCCCGGccagcggcagcggcagcggcagcagcagcagtagcaaccCCACGGACCGGCCGACCGCCTCACCTCAGCAGCGGACAATGGCGGTcgctccccccacccaccccggcccgGCGTCGACCGGGACGCGCCGCGCAGGCTGCTGGGAGTGGTAGTTCCAGGCGGAGCGCTTCCGGTTAGACCTTGGCAAGTTCCTGGAGGTGCTCGGCCTCCGAGTTCCTCCTTCTAGGGATTTACCCGGACCGCCGTGCCAGAGACCTCGGCGAGGCGGGCGGTGCTTTCCCAGCGGCGGACCGCGCTCCCCAGCCACCGCTGCCTGACGTTAGGGGGCCTCGGTAAATCGCCGGTCGGCGAGCCTCAGTTTGCCTGTCCGTAAAACGGCGGCTTGCTGTAGCCCCACTTAGCGGTGGGAACTTGGTTGAAGTCTGAGCACTTTCCTTTTCGTTCAGTAGTTAAAAGATTGTAAGGAAGTGGTTGTTAGGATACCCTTTTTGGACAAGGAACCTAATTTTGAGCTTCCCCTCACATATGAAGCCCTACTCCTTGTTACCGAGACGAATTTGAGTCCGCTGGACCGAGGCCTCCTTCCCAGCTGTGTTGGGGGTGACCCTTGCTcagagctccctagccccttcctCCTTGCTCCTTATTCGCCATGCCTGTTCATTTCTCCACCCTAGTTTCGACTGATTAGTTGGGGGGACAGCATGGTGGTCAGAGAGTGGCCAATTGCAGAGAGCCTTAGGGGCATCGGAATGGCTCTGGCTGTGAGCCAGGGCATGGTTCTGAGCAGAGCAGTCATGGGCTCTGGCCTCCTCAAAGGATCACTCACTGTGGCTTCTGTGTGGAGAGCAGAGTTAAAGAGGGTGAGGGAAGGACCAGAGTGACCTTTGTACCAATGCAGTAATCAACGTGGGTGGTGATCCGTGGTCAGATTGTGGAAATGTTAGCGTTCAAAAGGTAGCGCCAACAGGCAGTAGGTTAAAGGTTGTGCATCATGGGCTGCGGTCCAGTCTGTAATACCCAGAACAAGGAAGGGCATGGAGGAGGCCTCTCAATGCAGAGCAGTTCACCAGGGCCCGGTGGGGAGTGGGTTACAGGTGTGTGATGATACTGCTTCCCTAATACCCAGGCCCTCTCCTACTTCAGGTACCCCAGCTTGTTGGATGCTACCTTGTTCTCTCTGTCACGAGGTGGCAAACGCTGGGGCGAACAGCCATCTTGGATGCCACATTATGGAAGTCTGGGCTACGTCTGAGCTGTTACTGAGGTTTCTGAGTGGGGAGAGACCAGAGCAGTAGGAGAATCTAGGTTGTCTGTGGACATGCCCTTCCTCTGAGAGGTGCCCAAAATGTGGTCACTCCATGCCACGTGAAGGGCTTCAGCTGGTTCCATTTCCTCAAAACCAGATAAGAATGAAAGgtaaagggggggcttccctggtggctcagtggttaagaatccacctgccaatgcaggggacacaggttcgagccctggtctgggaagatcccacatgctgcagagcaactaagcccgtgtgccacaactactgagcctgcgctctagagcccatgagccacaactactgaagcccgcgcacctagagcccatgctctgcaacaagagaagccaccgcaatgagaagtctgcacgccacaatgaagagtagcccgcactggccacaactagagaaagcctgcacgcagcaaggaagacccagtgcagccaaaaataaataaataaaacttaattaatttttttcttttttttaaggtaaagggAGGAGGAGTCCAGGATACATTACTTGGAATAAGTAGGGTATTTTATGAACTGGGTTGTAGGGTCGCCAATAGTATAATAACTAGCACAAGTCAGCTAGACTTGAAGTTACCTTATGCTCTCAAATCCTAGGATTAACTCATCTTCTCCAGCTAAGAGTCCAAGAGTCACTAAGGTCAACACTATGGGATTCTGAGTCCCCCCAGAAGGACGTCAAGATGCTTCTTTACTGCTGGTGACCATGCAGAAGCTCCCCCTTCCACAGCTTTTCTTTGCCACCAGTTCACCATTCAGCATCCAAATTCTCACATCTCTGGAATTTAACGTTAGACGTCTGCtcgtttttcttttaagaaaaacatgtaaaatatagtAAACTCGTCAGAGATTCAATGAAACCCTGTGAACACACTcctaagctgaaaaaaaaaaaaatcaacctacaGGCTGAAACACCTGTGTTTCCCTCGCCAATAGAGAAACCCCCCCTTCCTCCAGAGGCAGCCACTATCCTGAATGAGATGTGGATCACTCCATACATTTCCTGAAACTTTACATGCCTGTGTTCGAAAGCAATACAAAGCACGTTTTGCATTCATATAAATGCATAAGATTTCATCTGCAACTTGCATTTTTTGCTCCATATATAAGGAAAGATTTATCCtttcagtgttgttttttttttccgtgtggcatgtggcatcttagttccccaactagggaatcgaacccggccccctgcagtggaagcatggagtcctaatgcattatttaaaaactgcattattattatttttgcattatttttaaagattatttttttgacgtggaccattttttaaaagtctttattgaatttgttacagtattgcttctgttttatgttttggttttttggccatgaggcatgtgggatcttagctctgtaaccagggatcgaacctgcacccccctgCACTGCaatgcaaagtcttaaccacttgacagccagggaagtcccaacaattgcctttttatatgcttataatgaacaactggaaattgaaaatagtaaaaataccatttaccgcaacatcaaaaaatatgaaatacttagggataaatgtGACAAAAGATGTGAAGAATTCATacattgaaaacaaaatattgctgacagaaattaaagaagacctaaacaaataGAGAAATATACTTGTTTATATGTTAGAGGACTCAATATTGTTAGGATGTCAATTATCTTCAaatatatagattcaatgcatttccaatcaaaatcccagcaggagtTTTTGTACACATGGAatcatatgaaaatgcaaagacctagaataataaaaacaactcagaaatgaagaaaattggAGAGTTAGCACTATCTGATctcaaaaattattataaagtacATAATcgaaacagcatggtattggtatAAACAGAtacatcaatgaaacagaatacatagctcagaaataaacccatacatctatggATAACTGATTTTTTACAATGGCACAGAAGGCAACACAGTGGGAAAAGGATAGCCTTTGCAACAAGTAGTACTGGAACAACAGgatatctatcttttttttttttttttaaaagaactttgaTCCTTAACTCACACCGTGTACAAAAATTAAAGTGGATCAACAATTAGAAcccaatttttgaaaaaagagtaaaatattttcatgaaagaAGATGGGCAAATGACAaacaagcacttgaaaagatgctcaacatcaatagtaattagagaaatataaattaaaaccacaatcagtggcttccctggtggcgcagtggttaagaatgcaggggacacaggttcaatccctggtctgggaaaatcctacatgccacagagcaactaagcccatgcaccacagctactgagcctgcgctctagagcccgtgagccacaactactgagcctgcgtgccacaactactgaagcccgcgcacctagagcccatgctctgcaacaagagtagccactgcaatgagaagcctgcgtaccgcaatgaagagtagcccttgctcaccaaaactggagaaagcccacgcgtagcaacaaagacccaacacagccaaaaataaattaattaaataaataaatttattttaaaaaaacagggcttccctggtggcgcagtggttgagagtctgcctgccaatgcaggggacgtgggttcgtgccccggtccgggaagatcccacatgccgcggagcggctaggcccatgagccatggccgctgagcctgcgtgtccagagcctgtgctccataacgggagaggccacaacagtgagaggcccgcgtaccgcaaaacaaaacaaaaaaaacacaacgaGAATCCAATACACATCTACTGGAGTtgcaaaaatcaaaaagactggcTATACCAAATATTGATGgggatgtggaggaactggaactctcatactttgctgatgggaatgtaaaatggtataaccactttgaaaaacaaaatgacagtttcttaaaatgctGAACTTACACCTACTGTATGATCCAGATGTTTTAATCCTATTTATCGAAAAGGaaatatatgtccatacaaagacttgtacacgatactagtgttcatagcagctttatttgtaatagctccaaactggaaacaacccagatgtccaccaacaaatgactggataaacaaattgtggtagatccataaaatggaatactagtcagcagTAAAATGGAATGacctattgatacatgcaacaacatggatggatatcAAAATAGTTatgttaagtaaaagaagccagttccccctccccccaaaaaaagagtaTGCAacatatcattccatttatatacaaGTCTAGAAAATTCAAGCTAATCTATAGTAACCGAAAGCAGACCTGTGGTCATTTGGGAACAGAGGAATGGGGAAGGATGTGGAGAGGTAGGAGGAGGGACTTCAAGGGGCATGAAGAAACGTGCGGGGGTGATGGTCAtattcattttcttgattgtggtgatggttttacAGATTTAAACGTCAAAATTggaacttccctggaggtccagtggttaagactcagcgcttccattgcagggggcacgggttcaatcccagataggggatctaagatcccacaagccgtatggcgtggccaaaagaaaaataattttttaaaaaaaggtcaaggggggcttccctggtggcgcagtgattgagagtccacctgccgatgcaggggacacgggttcgtgccccggtccaggaagatcccacatgcttgcgtaccgcaaaaaaaaaaaaaaaaaaaaaaagtcaagtggacttccctggtggtccagtggtaaagaatctgccttccaatgcaggggacgcaggttcgacccctggtcagggaactaagatcccacgtgctgcagggcaactaagcctgtgcgcctcaactagagagagaagcccgcgcaccccagtgaaggatcctgcatgccgcagtgaagatcccgcgtgctgcaactaagacacgatgcagccaaaaataaaatttttttaaaaaggtcaaaatttatgaaattgtacactttaaatacgtgcagtttatttttatttatttatttttttggctgcgttgggccttcgttgctgcgctcgggcttcctctagttgcagtgatcgGGGGatagtcttcattgcggtgcgcgggtttctcattgtggtggcttctcttgttgcggagcacaggctctaggcacaagggcttcagtagttgtggcacgcaggctcagtatttgcggCACACACGCCCTAGagcgcatgagctcagtagttgtggctcacaggctctcgagcacaggctcagtagttgtggcgcatgggcttagttgctccgcagcatgtgggatcttctaggaccagggattgagcccgtgtcccctgaattggcaggtagattcttaaccactgcaccaccagggaagtccatgtgcAGTTttattatgtgtcaattatattgcAATTAAGCTGATTAGAAAGTCTTTTAGGAGAAAATACAAGCTACTATTTTTAGGACCCAAACGTAGTTGGGATTTTGAACTGAAGACATAAAacacaaacaatgaaagaaaaaagacatttttaaaaatccttcttttcttcaaaagacaccataaacaaagtaaaagacaggactccatgcttccactgcatgcACAGCTTGAGGAAtcccagttcccccaccagggatttgaacccaggccacggcagtgaaagcaccaaatcctaaccactagaccacaagGGAACTCTCTGCAATTAATTTTGAGTACTTAGGATTTTTGTTATTTCAactgtttaaaaaacaacaaaaacaaaattgaaaaagatCTTTCCAAAATAACTGGATATTTACCTAAGGAAATTATTCTCACATAAAATCTCTAAAAGAACatcattaacaacaacaacaagaaaaagttACTGTGGCCAATAACACTGAAAATATTCCTCTTTTTATAGCaaaacccaggccatggcagtgacagTGCTGaaccctaaccactagaccaccagggagctccctgcaatttttttaaaaaaatatttatttatttatttatttggctgtactgggtcttagttgtggcatgtgggatcttcgttgccacgtgccagatctttagttgcggcatgtaggctatgttagttgcagcatgcaggatctacttccctgaccaggggtcgaacctgggccccctgcattgggggcgcagagtcttaaccactggaccaccagggatttttgaatattgatctTGTATTGTGCAATCCTGCTATACTCACTTGCTAGTcctaatagtttttttcttttttgattccaTCAGATTTTTACATTGAAGATCAGTTAATCTGTAAATAACagattttacttcttccattccaatacggattccttttattccattttcttgccAATTGCCTTAGCTAGAACCTCcattacaatgttgaatagaagtggtgagatcagacatccttgtcttgttctcatCTTAGACGTAAAGCATTCCGTTTTTTACTATTGAGTGTGATATTACCTGTAGGTTTTTGTAGATgccttttatcaggttgaggCAAGGGACATGAAAGAACTTGCTAGCGTAATAGAAATGTTGTGTCTtgatatgcatttgtcaaaaatgaTTCAATGGTGCCTCTAAGATATGAGCACTTCACTGTTCTGGGTACACAGCAAAATTCTAGGCTAAGGGGATTCTCAGGATGAGAAAATTACTTTTGCACTTGGAGTTCTTCCTGCCCCAAGTTTGGGGCTCTGTTCCACCCGCTCACTGTTGTCCAGGGCTCTGCTGCTCTCTCCTTCTTTGTTCAGAGTTG contains the following coding sequences:
- the LOC105748730 gene encoding translation initiation factor IF-2-like, with product MKVFCTLACNLTKSSVTVRLKEPWAVPNPLLTCLCQARVCFAGDVRPGSPVRLGFPPGGQRPDAQSSPRPAQLFQRGREAVGGPRDLPWRRARRECRRRLSPPVLPTSRPAAAAAAAAAVATPRTGRPPHLSSGQWRSLPPPTPARRRPGRAAQAAGSGSSRRSASG